In Paraburkholderia bryophila, a single genomic region encodes these proteins:
- the cobT gene encoding nicotinate-nucleotide--dimethylbenzimidazole phosphoribosyltransferase, with amino-acid sequence MTSLSRLAGLPEVAPLDQSLRADLQHIIDTKTKPPGSLGRLETLARQMGLIQRTTHPTVQRPAMIVFAGDHGIADEGVSPYPQAVTAQMVANFLAGGAAINALSRVAGIELEVVNAGIATPLPSTEGLVDIPVAAGTRNFAREPAMTPQQVLAAIQAGAARVRHHAALGTNVIGFGEMGIANTSSAACLMSRLCGVPIDECVGRGTGLDNAGLAKKRNVLASALAHHDVSSDPLTVLATFGGFEIAMMAGAYLAAAEARMTILVDGFIATSALLVADALAPNVREYCVFAHASNEAGHRRMLDHFGGLPLLSLDMRLGEGTGAALAVPLLRAATAFVNDMASFESAGVANRDA; translated from the coding sequence ATGACTTCTTTGTCCCGCCTGGCCGGTTTGCCCGAAGTCGCGCCGCTCGATCAATCGCTGCGGGCCGACCTGCAACACATCATCGATACCAAGACCAAGCCGCCCGGCAGTCTTGGCCGGCTTGAAACGCTCGCGCGGCAGATGGGGCTGATCCAGCGCACCACGCATCCCACGGTACAGCGTCCGGCCATGATCGTGTTCGCCGGCGATCACGGCATTGCCGACGAAGGCGTGAGCCCGTACCCGCAAGCGGTGACCGCGCAGATGGTCGCGAATTTTCTCGCGGGTGGTGCGGCGATCAATGCGTTGAGCCGAGTCGCGGGCATCGAACTCGAAGTGGTCAACGCGGGCATCGCGACGCCGCTGCCGTCGACGGAAGGACTCGTCGACATTCCGGTCGCCGCCGGCACGCGCAATTTCGCGCGCGAACCGGCCATGACGCCGCAGCAAGTGCTCGCCGCGATCCAGGCCGGCGCGGCGCGCGTGCGGCATCACGCGGCGCTCGGCACCAACGTGATCGGTTTCGGCGAGATGGGGATCGCGAATACCTCGTCGGCCGCGTGCCTGATGAGCCGCCTGTGCGGCGTGCCGATCGACGAATGCGTCGGACGCGGCACCGGTCTCGACAATGCCGGGCTCGCTAAAAAGCGCAACGTATTGGCGTCGGCGCTCGCGCATCACGACGTGTCCAGCGATCCGCTGACGGTGCTCGCCACCTTCGGCGGCTTCGAAATCGCGATGATGGCCGGCGCGTATCTCGCCGCCGCCGAAGCGCGCATGACGATTCTGGTGGACGGCTTCATCGCGACGTCGGCCCTCCTGGTCGCCGACGCGCTCGCGCCGAACGTGCGCGAATACTGCGTGTTTGCGCACGCGTCGAACGAGGCGGGGCATCGGCGCATGCTCGATCATTTCGGCGGACTGCCGTTGCTGTCGCTCGACATGCGTCTCGGCGAAGGCACCGGCGCGGCGCTCGCGGTGCCGCTGCTGCGCGCGGCGACGGCGTTCGTCAACGACATGGCCAGCTTTGAATCGGCTGGCGTCGCGAATCGCGACGCGTGA
- a CDS encoding ABC transporter ATP-binding protein, with product MTPSHDLVQASLSAQRLTLRAGSRTLLDAFTHTFYAGEIWCVAGPNGAGKTTLLSALAGLLQPAAGHVELDGVRVADWPPLPLAQRRALMPQSAADAFSASVLDIVMLNRFPHLNGWGWEGEADRDAAHAALDLLGLTAFAARDVLSLSGGERQRVALAAVLCQDAPLLLLDEPLSHLDLHHQIDCLEALAAWTREPRRTVLFSCHDLNLARRFATHALLLDGEGGAYAGPAHDVLTPTLTSRAFGYPLILIRDGEHEALIPAPRARHESLAVHDGPAS from the coding sequence ATGACGCCTTCCCACGACCTCGTTCAAGCTTCGCTCAGCGCGCAACGTCTGACCTTGCGCGCCGGCTCGCGCACCTTGCTCGACGCCTTTACGCACACGTTCTACGCAGGCGAAATCTGGTGCGTCGCCGGGCCGAACGGCGCGGGCAAGACGACGCTGCTGTCCGCGCTCGCGGGCTTGCTGCAACCGGCGGCGGGGCACGTCGAGCTCGATGGCGTGCGGGTCGCCGACTGGCCGCCGTTGCCGCTTGCGCAGCGCCGCGCGCTCATGCCGCAAAGCGCCGCCGACGCATTCAGCGCGAGCGTACTCGACATCGTGATGTTGAACCGCTTCCCGCATCTGAACGGCTGGGGTTGGGAAGGCGAGGCGGATCGCGACGCGGCGCATGCGGCGCTGGACCTGTTGGGCCTCACCGCATTTGCCGCGCGCGACGTGCTGTCGCTGTCGGGCGGCGAGCGCCAACGCGTGGCGCTGGCGGCGGTGTTGTGTCAGGACGCGCCGTTGCTGCTGCTCGACGAACCGTTATCGCATCTCGACCTGCATCATCAGATCGACTGTTTAGAAGCGCTGGCCGCATGGACTCGCGAGCCGCGTCGTACCGTGCTGTTTTCGTGCCATGACCTGAACCTCGCGCGCCGTTTCGCCACGCATGCGTTATTGCTCGACGGCGAGGGCGGCGCGTATGCCGGCCCCGCCCACGACGTGCTGACGCCCACGCTGACCAGCCGCGCGTTCGGCTATCCCCTGATTCTGATTCGCGATGGCGAACACGAGGCGCTGATTCCGGCGCCGCGCGCGCGTCACGAATCGCTTGCGGTTCATGATGGACCGGCAAGCTGA
- a CDS encoding FecCD family ABC transporter permease: MNRQSGSMPATLRVMNAKRAAAIWLVLALIALAVLMASLALGSVSLAPMRVLAALLPSHASVGSSLGSSTDLAGEIVRNLRLPRALAGFACGALLALAGALLQVLLRNPLAEPYVLGVSGGAATFALVAMIAGCAWWMVDASAFAGAFVSILLVLGLARRELWRGEPQDTSPRLLLTGAVVASGWAALITLLLNLAPDNRLRGMLFWLTGDLNGGAMPWVALVALVIVLVAIVPVAPRLNVLLRGDAAAQALGVAVMPLRLRVYLAASVAAAAAVTTAGTVGFVGLVVPHMLRLAFGNDQRMLLPAAALGGGVAVMGADLIARTVIAPAQLPVGVITSIVGVPVFLWMLLRKRR; the protein is encoded by the coding sequence ATGAACCGCCAGTCGGGTTCGATGCCCGCCACACTGCGCGTGATGAACGCGAAGCGCGCCGCCGCGATCTGGCTCGTGCTCGCGCTGATCGCGCTCGCGGTGCTGATGGCGTCGCTCGCGCTCGGCAGCGTGTCGCTCGCGCCGATGCGTGTGCTCGCGGCGCTGCTGCCCTCGCACGCGTCGGTGGGAAGCTCGCTCGGCTCGTCGACAGATCTGGCGGGCGAGATCGTCCGCAACTTGCGTCTGCCGCGTGCGCTCGCCGGCTTCGCGTGCGGCGCGCTGCTCGCGTTGGCCGGCGCGTTGCTGCAGGTGCTGTTGCGCAATCCGTTGGCCGAGCCGTATGTGCTGGGTGTGTCCGGCGGCGCGGCGACCTTCGCTCTCGTTGCGATGATCGCCGGCTGCGCATGGTGGATGGTCGATGCCAGCGCGTTCGCCGGCGCCTTCGTGTCGATCCTGCTGGTGCTCGGACTCGCGCGCCGCGAGTTGTGGCGTGGCGAGCCGCAGGACACGTCGCCGCGTTTGCTGCTGACCGGCGCGGTGGTCGCCTCGGGTTGGGCCGCGTTGATCACCTTGCTGCTGAACCTCGCGCCCGACAACCGGCTGCGCGGCATGCTGTTCTGGCTGACCGGCGACCTCAACGGCGGCGCGATGCCATGGGTTGCACTCGTCGCGCTCGTGATCGTGCTGGTCGCGATCGTGCCGGTTGCGCCGCGTCTGAATGTCTTGCTGCGCGGCGACGCGGCCGCGCAGGCGTTGGGCGTCGCGGTCATGCCGTTGCGGTTGCGCGTGTATCTGGCGGCGTCGGTCGCGGCGGCCGCTGCCGTGACCACGGCGGGCACCGTCGGTTTTGTCGGGCTCGTCGTGCCGCACATGTTGCGGCTCGCGTTCGGCAACGATCAACGCATGCTGCTGCCGGCCGCGGCGCTCGGCGGTGGCGTGGCGGTGATGGGCGCGGACCTGATCGCGCGCACGGTGATCGCGCCGGCGCAATTGCCGGTCGGCGTGATTACGTCGATCGTCGGCGTGCCGGTGTTTCTGTGGATGCTGCTGCGCAAACGCCGATGA